DNA sequence from the Selenomonadales bacterium genome:
GTCCCTTGAGAACAGATCTAAGTCACCTCATCTCAGTCGCTGCCCGCAGCGTCGGGGTGTGTGTGTTCAGGTTAAGACCATGAACCCCAAGAAGCCGAACTCCGCTATCCGCAAGATTGCGAGGGTGCGCCTGTCAAATGGCATTGAGGTCACTGCCTATATTCCAGGCATTGGCCACAATCTACAGGAGCACTCGGTCGTGCTCGTACGCGGCGGCCGCGTCAAGGATTTGCCAGGTGTACGCTACCACATTGTGCGCGGAA
Encoded proteins:
- the rpsL gene encoding 30S ribosomal protein S12, giving the protein MPTISQLVRNGRQSLENRSKSPHLSRCPQRRGVCVQVKTMNPKKPNSAIRKIARVRLSNGIEVTAYIPGIGHNLQEHSVVLVRGGRVKDLPGVRYHIVRGTLDAGGVQNRGQGRSKYGAKRAKAAAGKGSPAKGGKK